Proteins from one Kazachstania africana CBS 2517 chromosome 1, complete genome genomic window:
- the ADO1 gene encoding adenosine kinase (similar to Saccharomyces cerevisiae ADO1 (YJR105W); ancestral locus Anc_7.499), whose protein sequence is MLKSKGHVIHSLLTRRATVVSSEISRNFSIFDIEGNHKLVRRVRLIDSHLRTIRIDHRTMSESPKLVCLGNPLLDLQATVDQEYLAKYDLKANDAILVDAISNDPKMSIYDEILDFPDVKFVAGGAAQNTARGAAYILGKGQVGYFGSVGNDKFSAKLSNENEKAGVISMYQVQENIGTGKCAALITNHDRSLVTDLGAANHFKPEHLDNHWSVVTNAKLFYIGGFHLTVSPDAIVKLGEHAKETGKPFIMNLSAPFIPQFFKDALERTLPYATHVIANESEAESYAESFGLSCDKTDLVAIAKAIIGESANKTVIFTHGLEPTVVVSSDGTSKQFTVKPLEKSQIVDTNGAGDAFAAGFVAGLTQDKPLETCVDMGQWLAALSIQEVGPSYPASKLEYKP, encoded by the coding sequence AGAGTTAGATTGATTGATTCTCATCTCAGGACAATACGTATCGATCATAGAACAATGTCAGAATCACCAAAATTAGTATGTCTAGGTAATCCGTTGTTGGATTTACAAGCCACTGTCGATCAAGAATATTTGGCCAAATATGACCTGAAAGCTAACGATGCTATCTTAGTCGACGCCATTTCCAATGATCCAAAGATGAGCATCTACGACGAAATCTTAGATTTCCCAGACGTTAAATTTGTTGCTGGTGGTGCTGCACAAAACACTGCTAGAGGTGCTGCTTATATTCTCGGAAAAGGTCAAGTTGGCTATTTCGGTTCTGTTGGTAACGATAAGTTCTCTGccaaattatcaaatgaaaatgaaaaggcTGGTGTAATTTCCATGTATCAGGTGCAAGAAAATATCGGTACCGGTAAATGTGCTGCTCTAATCACCAATCATGACAGATCTCTTGTTACTGATTTAGGTGCTGCCAATCATTTCAAACCTGAACATTTAGATAATCACTGGTCTGTAGTAACTAACGCTAAGCTCTTCTACATCGGTGGCTTCCATTTAACCGTTTCTCCGGATGCTATCGTCAAATTAGGTGAACATGCAAAGGAAACTGGTAAGCCATTTATCATGAATTTAAGTGCACCATTTATTCCAcaattcttcaaagatGCATTGGAAAGAACACTTCCTTACGCTACACACGTGATCGCTAACGAATCTGAAGCTGAATCATATGCAGAATCCTTCGGTCTTTCATGTGACAAGACTGATTTAGTCGCCATTGCTAAAGCCATTATCGGTGAATCTGCCAACAAGACAGTTATCTTCACACACGGATTAGAGCCTACCGTCGTAGTATCCTCCGATGGTACAAGCAAGCAATTCACAGTCAAGCCATTAGAAAAATCTCAAATTGTAGATACTAATGGTGCTGGTGATGCCTTTGCAGCTGGTTTCGTTGCTGGCTTAACTCAAGACAAACCACTAGAAACTTGTGTCGACATGGGTCAATGGTTGGCTGCCCTATCTATTCAAGAAGTCGGTCCATCTTATCCAGCCTCTAAGCTGGAATATAAACCATAA
- the NAP1 gene encoding histone chaperone NAP1 (similar to Saccharomyces cerevisiae NAP1 (YKR048C); ancestral locus Anc_1.235) — MSSPIKTKPKSSMKIENAPTPHNTPASVLNSYLKNGNPVSKDKMPSTINEEDISKVLSSNQPLLLQSIQDKLGDLVGQDSGYLSNLPVEVKEKIFSLKHLQSELFKIEKEFQIEMFELENKYLNLYKPLFERRSGIVSGNVEPTEEEISKGREIDGEEEQEEGVREDSEEKIRGIPSFWLTALENVPIVNETITDRDAEVLDHLLDIKLEYLTEGKPGFKLTFIFDKENNGFFTNETLTKTYYYQSELGYSGDFIYDHAEGEEIDWKSNGSNVTVEVEMRKQRNKTTKQVRTIEKLTPIASFFNFFDPPKPNNEEEERDEDEEEEFDEDEEDLEARLALDYSLGEQIKDKLVPRAVDWFTGTALEFEYLNEEDEYDDDDDDDEDEDEYGDEAEDEDEQDDFAGRTEQAPECKQQ; from the coding sequence ATGTCATCACCAATTAAGACGAAACCAAAATCATCTATGAAGATTGAAAATGCTCCAACTCCACATAATACCCCAGCTAGTGTATTAAACAGTTATTTAAAGAATGGTAATCcagtttcaaaagataaGATGCCAAGTACTATAaacgaagaagatatttctAAAGTGTTATCTAGTAACCAACCTTTGTTATTACAGTCTATTCAAGATAAATTAGGCGATTTAGTTGGTCAAGATAGTGGATATTTATCGAATTTACCAGTGGAagtgaaagaaaaaattttcagctTAAAACATTTACAAAGTGAGTTAttcaagattgaaaaagagTTTCAAATTGAGATGTttgaattagaaaacaaatatttgaatctttATAAGCCATTATTTGAGCGTCGTTCTGGTATTGTTTCTGGTAATGTTGAACCcacagaagaagaaatttctaaGGGAAGAGAAATCGatggagaagaagaacaagaagaaggcGTTCGTGAGGACtcagaagaaaagattagaGGTATTCCATCTTTCTGGTTGACAGCTTTGGAAAATGTTCCTATCGTTAATGAAACCATTACTGATAGAGATGCAGAAGTGTTAGATCATTTACTTGATATTAAATTAGAGTATTTGACGGAAGGTAAACCAGGTTTTAAATTAACTTTCATATtcgataaagaaaataatggtTTTTTCACAAATGAGACTTTGACTAAgacatattattatcaaagtGAATTAGGATATTCTGGTGATTTTATATATGATCATGCTGAGggtgaagaaattgattggAAGAGTAACGGTAGTAATGTGACCGTAGAAGTAGAAATgagaaaacaaagaaataaGACGACTAAGCAAGTGCgtacaattgaaaaattgacaCCCATTGcgtcatttttcaatttctttgacCCACCTAAGCCAAATAATGAGGAGGAAGAAagagatgaagatgaagaagaggaatttgatgaagatgaagaagatttggAAGCACGTCTAGCCCTCGATTACTCACTCGGTGAACAAATCAAGGATAAGTTGGTTCCAAGAGCTGTGGACTGGTTTACTGGCACAGCTTTAGAgtttgaatatttaaatgaggaagatgaatatgatgatgatgatgatgatgatgaagacgaagaCGAATACGGAGATGAAGCTGAGGACGAAGATGAACAAGATGATTTCGCAGGAAGAACAGAACAAGCACCAGAATGTAAGCAACAATAA
- the PLN1 gene encoding Pln1p (similar to Saccharomyces cerevisiae PET10 (YKR046C); ancestral locus Anc_1.236), protein MSAVENTNKKSNDKIKSVTLNHLQNYSSVQKVMSIAQSFPVVIGFIQWAMESEINLVNRILDSKMTPALLKYMYARFITLFQKVDNLFEFLVLREGVDSIIKDFQNHNNRMGFWVFWFYIDYMANVFNTLLIEFVIKPFKSVSGNQSKDKITSSENLPNVKELTVTTRNISNDIQGKAMEKYEILFKPTTDKLNNEFFEPAMKTYHDNLNKSQNIPKALYTTGIDIGNLTLEKLNSMKNNNESITKTNQEN, encoded by the coding sequence atgtCAGCAGTCGAAAATACTAATAAAAAGAGTAACGATAAGATTAAGTCCGTGACTTTGAatcatttacaaaattattcGTCGGTTCAAAAGGTGATGAGCATCGCTCAGTCTTTCCCAGTTGTCATTGGTTTCATCCAATGGGCCATGGAATCGGAAATAAATTTGGTCAATAGAATCCTAGATTCAAAAATGACCCCAGctttattaaaatatatGTACGCTCGTTTTATTACCCTTTTCCAAAAAGTAGATAATCTTTTCGAATTCTTAGTTCTAAGAGAAGGTGTCGATTCAATTATTAAAGATTTCCAAAATCACAATAATAGAATGGGATTCTGGGTATTCTGGTTCTACATCGATTACATGGCCAACGTCTTCAACACTCTCTTAATTGAGTTCGTCATTAAACCATTTAAATCTGTCAGTGGTAATCAAAGTAAAGATAAGATTACttcttctgaaaatttaccaaaCGTTAAAGAATTAACGGTAACAAcaagaaatatttcaaatgatattCAAGGTAAAGCAatggaaaaatatgaaatctTATTCAAACCAACAACGGACAAATTAAACAACGAATTCTTCGAACCAGCAATGAAAACTTACCATGACAACTTGAATAAATCACAAAATATTCCAAAGGCACTTTACACTACCGGTATCGATATTGGTAATTTAACTctagaaaaattaaattccatgaaaaataataatgaaagcATTACAAAGACAAaccaagaaaattaa
- the KAFR0A03310 gene encoding uncharacterized protein (similar to Saccharomyces cerevisiae YKR045C; ancestral locus Anc_1.237) yields the protein MATDCEIPKDHRDIQTNKRSKINENRPNLRNPTSNTNNIHNNTKKNKLSHWMKKFIQPTKDINNINSNHKKTRQKPQANISYRHNETKTISSSLRPIVTKSSKNDLQSVESTKFLQWDNEPDRVTTKSSVIIQDNASIAPLISFCSSSVKSSTFSDIHSIQSTKPTVMSIRTLETNSSIMAIPPASILDRGRQNLINGSNNSICNTSMSATATSSKYMPLQRHNSSHTITSIMTIKS from the coding sequence ATGGCCACTGACTGTGAAATACCGAAAGATCATCGTGACATTCAGACCAATAAAAGGTccaaaattaatgaaaatagaCCAAATTTAAGGAATCCTACCAGTAAcactaataatattcataataatactaaGAAAAATAAGCTTTCTCACtggatgaagaagtttATTCAACCTACAAAGGatataaataatatcaattcCAACCATAAGAAAACTAGGCAGAAACCACAAGCCAATATAAGCTATCGTCATAATGAAACCAAGACAATAAGTTCATCTTTACGCCCCATTGTAACAAAATCATCcaaaaatgatttacaaTCTGTAGAGTCGACGAAGTTTCTACAATGGGATAATGAACCAGATAGAGTGACGACTAAATCATCGGTCATCATACAGGATAATGCAAGTATAGCGCCACTCATATCTTTTTGTTCCTCATCGGTTAAATCTTCTACATTTTCTGATATTCATTCCATACAATCAACGAAACCAACTGTTATGTCAATAAGAACATTAGAAACAAATTCAAGTATCATGGCAATACCTCCTGCCAGTATATTAGATAGGGGTAGACAAAACTTAATTAATGGTAGTAATAACTCCATTTGTAACACTAGTATGTCTGCTACTGCTACGAGTAGTAAGTATATGCCCCTGCAGAGACATAACAGTTCACATACAATAACTTCGATAATGACAATAAAATCGTGA
- the UIP5 gene encoding Uip5p (similar to Saccharomyces cerevisiae UIP5 (YKR044W); ancestral locus Anc_1.239) — MKQNAPRTKLLIAIVISFLFIYFHQSPHVIVHDNAYQENVDSSSIIKQYNDDASLSNPFLDKINKRWYVDGGTKIRNTGSIKLTDPNSINEYGVILSNGIGDNIINDFEIIFNFKVSDFKNNNEGLAFVISSENGFIWKDLHGSFATKQYEIQSGGVLASDHSLMGFPRNLPGLAIIIDTLVSDSNSRMLVPFMDLYLNSDPKTQYYDLGTDGIRSTSKRLNEDHIKLDEQIINGEFIKLRIIYMESISFLKIDARHNGAWRELFRSNDNLYLPKNKGTDQRYIGMGALSGRGTAELFSIETNEFHWQNHDESMEETYAYAKELEKFFLNEYEQYISIEKDNFDEWRIIKSQHHSQRDKISGHHIYFKFFWRWFFGVVILLLLYLISLYIRVTKRHLRRLNRKKEKLVIYYQHEFFS; from the coding sequence ATGAAACAGAATGCTCCCCGCACAAAACTTTTAATTGCAATTGTAATATCGTTTCTGttcatatattttcatcaaagtCCGCATGTTATTGTCCATGATAACGCATATCAAGAAAACGTTGATTCATCGTCTATCATAAAGCAATACAATGATGATGCATCCCTGTCAAACCCATTCTTAGATAAGATAAATAAACGCTGGTATGTGGACGGTGGTACgaaaataagaaatacGGGATCGATAAAATTAACAGatccaaattcaataaatgaGTACGGTGTCATTCTCTCTAATGGCATAGGCGACAATATAATAAATGATTTcgaaataatattcaatttcaaagtttctgacttcaaaaataacaatGAAGGACTGGCCTTTGTGATTAGCTCTGAAAATGGGTTCATATGGAAAGATCTACATGGATCATTTGCCACCAAACAATATGAGATTCAGTCAGGTGGTGTACTGGCGAGTGATCATAGCCTGATGGGATTCCCACGTAATCTTCCTGGACTAGCAATAATAATTGATACATTAGTCAGTGACTCTAACAGCAGAATGCTGGTTCCATTTATGGACCTCTATTTAAATTCAGATCCTAAAACACAATATTATGATTTGGGCACCGATGGGATTCGAAGTACAAGTAAACGGTTAAACGAGGACCATATTAAACTTGATgaacaaataataaatggCGAGTTCATAAAACTTCGAATAATCTATATGGAAAGTATAAGCTTTTTAAAAATCGATGCTCGACATAATGGTGCATGGAGGGAGTTATTCAGAAGTAATGACAATTTGTATTTACCTAAGAATAAAGGTACTGACCAAAGATATATTGGGATGGGAGCATTGAGTGGCAGAGGGACGGCAGAATTATTTAGTATTGAAACCAATGAATTTCATTGGCAAAATCATGATGAATCTATGGAGGAGACATATGCATACGCGAAGGagcttgaaaaattcttcttaaATGAATATGAACAGTATATatccattgaaaaggatAATTTCGATGAATGGAGAATTATAAAATCACAACACCATTCACAGCGAGATAAAATAAGCGGTCATCATATTTActttaaattcttttggAGATGGTTTTTTGGCGTAGTAATACTATTGTTGCTCTACTTGATTTCACTATACATTAGAGTGACCAAGAGACATTTAAGACGTttaaatagaaaaaaagaaaaactgGTAATCTATTACCAacatgaatttttttcttaa
- the SHB17 gene encoding sedoheptulose-bisphosphatase (similar to Saccharomyces cerevisiae YKR043C; ancestral locus Anc_1.240), with protein sequence MTVPTPRCVIVRHGQTEWSKSGQYTGLTDLPLTEFGVNQMLRTGESIFRNQFINPDNITYIFTSPRTRARQTIELVLKPLTEEQRSKIHVVVDEDLREWEYGDYEGLLTKEIIELRKSRGLDKDRKWNIWRDGCENGETTQQIGLRLSRVISRIQNLHRKHQAEGIASDIMVFAHGHALRYFAALWFKLGVEKQCETEQELANANSYNDDSVPYIALKNYRHLIDNPSFLLDAGGIGVLSYSHHNIDEPALELAGAFISPPPPEEESQHGQL encoded by the coding sequence ATGACTGTTCCTACCCCAAGATGTGTCATTGTCAGACATGGTCAAACTGAATGGTCGAAATCCGGACAATATACCGGTCTAACTGATCTACCTTTAACAGAATTCGGTGTAAACCAAATGCTAAGAACCGGTGAATCTATTTTCAGAAATCAGTTCATCAACCCTGATAATATCACCTACATCTTTACTTCACCAAGAACTCGTGCCAGACAAACTATTGAACTAGTTTTAAAGCCATTAACTGAAGAACAGAGATCGAAAATCCatgttgttgttgatgAGGACCTCAGAGAATGGGAATACGGTGACTACGAAGGTTTATTAACTAAGGAAATTATTGAGTTAAGAAAATCAAGAGGCCTTGACAAAGATCGTAAGTGGAATATCTGGAGAGATGGATGTGAAAATGGTGAAACAACCCAACAAATCGGTCTAAGACTCTCCAGAGTCATCTCTAGAATCCAAAATCTACACAGAAAGCACCAAGCTGAAGGAATAGCCTCTGATATAATGGTATTTGCTCATGGACATGCTTTACGTTACTTTGCTGCCCTTTGGTTTAAACTTGGTGTTGAAAAACAGTGTGAGACTGAACAGGAATTGGCAAACGCAAACTCCTACAATGATGACAGTGTCCCATATAtagctttgaaaaattacagaCATCTGATCGACAATCCTTCTTTCCTATTAGATGCAGGTGGTATCGGTGTCCTATCCTATTCCCATCACAACATTGACGAACCTGCTTTGGAATTAGCTGGTGCCTTTATTTCGCCACCTCCtccagaagaagaatctcAACACGGTCAGCTGTGA
- the UTH1 gene encoding SUN family protein UTH1 (similar to Saccharomyces cerevisiae NCA3 (YJL116C) and UTH1 (YKR042W); ancestral locus Anc_1.241), translated as MKLSNLILLSTSAVAFAAPAGHRHHEKRDIVTVTEYVDVNGNLIGYSDGSATTIAAAATGATSVTSASKPTTTLVGEAVSVAASTASSTTTSSESSTTTTSVSTSTSTSSISGDLTAFEDPTVEFQDGTIACTDFPSGQGVIPVDWVDMGGYTSIMNFDGDTSTTCQDGYYCSYACQAGMSKTQWPSEQPSDGRSVGGLYCQNGYLYRSNTDTNYLCEWGQESASAVNNVSESIALCRTDYPGSENMNVPTLVEAGSSQPISVVNEDTYYMWEGQKTSTQYYVNNAGVSVEDGCIWGTEGSGVGNWAPVVLGAGYTDGNTYLSIIPNPNNKSAPNYNVKIVATDGSTINGDCSYVDGVFSGDNSDGCTVTVTSGSAQFVFY; from the coding sequence ATGAAGCTTTccaatttaattttattgtCAACTTCTGCTGTTGCCTTTGCTGCTCCAGCTGGTCATCGTCACCATGAAAAACGTGATATCGTCACCGTTACTGAGTACGTTGACGTCAATGGTAACTTAATCGGTTACAGTGACGGTTCTGCAACCACCATCGCTGCCGCTGCCACCGGTGCTACCAGTGTCACTTCCGCTTCCAAGCCAACTACCACTTTAGTTGGCGAAGCTGTTTCTGTTGCTGCTTCTACTGCCTCTTCCACTACCACTTCTTCCGAGTCTTCAACTACTACCACATCAGTTTCCACCTCTACTTCTACTTCTAGTATTTCTGGTGACTTAACCGCTTTCGAAGACCCAACAGTCGAATTCCAAGATGGTACAATCGCCTGTACTGACTTCCCATCTGGTCAAGGTGTCATTCCCGTTGACTGGGTTGATATGGGTGGTTACACTTCCATCATGAACTTTGATGGTGACACTTCCACCACTTGTCAAGACGGTTACTACTGTTCTTACGCTTGTCAAGCTGGTATGTCCAAGACCCAATGGCCATCTGAACAACCATCAGATGGTAGGTCTGTTGGTGGTTTATACTGTCAAAATGGTTACCTATACCGTTCCAACACCGATACCAACTACTTATGTGAATGGGGCCAAGAATCTGCATCTGCAGTCAACAACGTCTCAGAATCCATTGCCCTATGTAGAACCGATTACCCAGGCTCCGAAAATATGAACGTCCCAACTTTAGTTGAAGCCGGTTCATCTCAACCAATCTCTGTAGTTAACGAAGATACTTACTACATGTGGGAAGGTCAGAAAACCTCGACTCAATATTATGTCAACAACGCTGGTGTTTCTGTCGAAGATGGTTGTATTTGGGGTACTGAAGGATCTGGTGTTGGTAACTGGGCTCCAGTCGTTTTAGGTGCTGGTTACACTGACGGTAACACTTACTTATCCATCATTCCAAACCCAAACAACAAGAGCGCTCCAAACTATAACGTCAAGATTGTTGCTACCGATGGTTCTACTATCAACGGTGACTGTTCTTACGTTGACGGTGTCTTTTCTGGTGACAACTCCGACGGTTGTACTGTCACCGTTACCTCTGGTTCCGCTCAATTCGTTTTCTATTAG
- the KAFR0A03350 gene encoding uncharacterized protein (similar to Saccharomyces cerevisiae YKR041W; ancestral locus Anc_1.243), which translates to MNETKDYANEDTQAEGLIYSRPIYLSRVKKERISKKQEKKANPKGMRKRTFKVRKAAHFDRHLHFVNIETSYQSCSRSAESKSNSNKHQDSKKYYEYGETISGYKFIGEEKVRSQPVADPAHFFEDNEVERETRETTLLFDVTKSTKDLDFIKKYWKSYHNGSISSSSSSVLLPLYRYNSSLAETNIEQITTESVRTFYELSCNAVRKDWETLLKKERIRWHPDKFSRISPETSLKKVTKLFQIINQLWEITKSTGR; encoded by the coding sequence ATGAATGAGACAAAAGACTACGCAAATGAAGATACTCAAGCTGAGGGACTGATTTATTCCAGACCCATCTACCTCTCCAGGGTGAAGAAGGAACGGATTAGCAAGAAGCAAGAGAAGAAGGCAAATCCCAAGGGAATGAGGAAGAGAACTTTCAAAGTAAGAAAAGCTGCTCATTTCGATAGGCATTTACACTTTGTCAATATAGAGACCTCATATCAAAGTTGTTCGAGAAGTGCTGAAAGCAAATCAAACAGCAACAAGCATCAGGATAGTAAAAAATACTACGAATATGGTGAAACCATTTCAGGTTACAAATTTATTGGTGAAGAGAAAGTCAGGTCACAGCCAGTTGCGGATCCCGCtcatttctttgaagaCAACGAGGTAGAAAGGGAAACAAGAGAGACTACCCTTCTATTTGATGTAACGAAATCAACAAAGGATCTGGATTtcataaaaaaatactGGAAGAGCTATCATAACGGCAGTATCAGTAGCAGCAGCTCAAGCGTATTGCTTCCACTGTATAGATATAATAGCTCATTGGCTGAAACTAACATAGAACAGATAACGACGGAGTCTGTTAGAACATTTTATGAATTGAGTTGCAATGCCGTACGTAAAGACTGGGaaacattattgaaaaaagaaagaataagATGGCATCCTGACAAATTCAGCAGGATTTCGCCTGAAACAAGCTTAAAAAAAGTTACAAAATTGTTTCAGATCATCAACCAGTTATGGGAAATTACAAAGTCAACCGGTCgttaa
- the KAE1 gene encoding tRNA N6-adenosine threonylcarbamoyltransferase (similar to Saccharomyces cerevisiae KAE1 (YKR038C); ancestral locus Anc_1.245), producing the protein MVNLNTIPPKNNREYYIAIGLEGSANKLGVGVVKHPRLASHQSGDNSHICKAEILSNIRDTYITPPGEGFLPRDTARHHRNWVTRIIKRAIKEAKLTDPKLDIDVICFTKGPGMGAPLHSVVIAARTISLLWDVPLIGVNHCVGHIEMGREITKAENPVVLYVSGGNTQVIAYSENRYRIFGETLDVAIGNCLDRFARTLKISNAPSPGYNIEQLAKQCKNKDRLIQLPYTVKGMDLSMSGILAYIDSLAKDLFKENKKNKLLFDQETGEGLVTVEDLCYSLQENLFAMLVEITERAMAHVNASQVLIVGGVGSNVRLQEMMAQMCRDRANGRVHATDERFCIDNGVMIAQAGLLQYRMGDVIKDLKDTVVTQKFRTDEVYVSWRE; encoded by the coding sequence ATGGTCAACTTAAACACTATTCCACCAAAAAATAATCGTGAATATTATATTGCTATTGGTCTGGAAGGGTCAGCCAACAAACTAGGCGTTGGCGTGGTGAAACATCCGCGCCTGGCAAGCCATCAATCGGGAGATAACTCTCATATATGCAAAGCTGAAAtcttatcaaatattagaGATACATATATTACCCCACCAGGTGAGGGATTTTTGCCTCGTGATACGGCCAGACATCACAGAAACTGGGTTACTAGAATAATCAAGCGTGCCATCAAGGAGGCTAAACTTACCGATCCAAAACTAGATATCGATGTCATATGTTTCACAAAGGGACCCGGTATGGGAGCACCTCTACATTCAGTTGTTATTGCTGCAAGAACTATTTCTTTGCTATGGGATGTCCCACTAATCGGCGTGAACCACTGTGTCGGCCACATCGAGATGGGTAGAGAAATTACTAAGGCAGAAAATCCAGTTGTTCTGTATGTGAGTGGTGGTAACACTCAAGTAATTGCATATTCAGAAAATAGATACAGAATTTTTGGTGAAACTCTGGATGTTGCCATAGGTAATTGTCTGGACAGATTTGCCAGAACactgaaaatttctaatgCTCCTTCGCCAGGTTATAACATTGAACAATTAGCTAAACAGTGTAAAAACAAAGATAGATTAATTCAATTGCCATATACTGTAAAGGGTATGGACTTATCCATGAGCGGTATTCTAGCATATATTGATTCGTTAGCCAAAGATctattcaaagaaaataaaaagaacAAGCTTCTATTCGACCAGGAAACGGGTGAAGGTCTAGTGACGGTGGAGGACCTGTGTTACTCACTACAAGAAAACCTATTCGCCATGCTTGTTGAAATCACAGAAAGGGCAATGGCACATGTAAATGCTTCCCAAGTTTTAATTGTCGGTGGTGTTGGGTCAAATGTAAGACTACAGGAGATGATGGCACAAATGTGTCGCGATAGAGCAAATGGGAGGGTCCATGCAACGGATGAACGTTTCTGTATCGATAATGGGGTAATGATTGCTCAAGCGGGTTTGCTTCAATACAGAATGGGTGACGTTATCAaggatttgaaagatactGTTGTTACACAGAAATTTAGAACTGACGAAGTTTACGTTTCTTGGCGTGAGTAG
- the SPC34 gene encoding Spc34p (similar to Saccharomyces cerevisiae SPC34 (YKR037C); ancestral locus Anc_1.246), producing MSQSLNSCINEINHAVDSLSGLKFKPPGIFHNAVIHHIVSDKDKRITKLLRDGIEREELSLFKIDPKDGILRRRDGKEGVFDHLTERDVRARRNRRLGAIDSHPVIQIPKDFYLKQHDSELSNKRRRTKNNMFLDVDNATSTKISNNTTGAFKLLFSKFKDDEEVTRLLHALQNGSVFIEDDSTPGQSNKRRTTMFVEDFSSSLIFKVLNEIDNLWSLADFKDEYVVLQEAYNELVSQTNMLRSEIKTQENEIEQQTRTKYNISPSADVSRLIAKKRREIEEMEAEIKNIEATKINENSTTE from the coding sequence ATGAGCCAATCTCTAAACTCATGTATCAATGAGATCAACCATGCGGTGGACTCTCTATCTGGACTTAAGTTCAAACCTCCAGGAATTTTTCACAACGCAGTAATACATCATATCGTATCTGACAAAGATAAAAGAATCACAAAACTTCTTAGAGATGGTATTGAAAGAGAGGAACTTTCcctattcaaaattgatccaAAAGATGGAATattaagaagaagagatgGTAAGGAAGGGGTATTTGATCATCTTACTGAACGCGATGTAAGAGCTAGGAGAAATCGAAGATTAGGAGCCATTGATTCACATCCTGTCATTCAAATTCCGAAGGACTTTTATCTGAAACAACATGACAGTGAACTATCAAATAAAAGGAGAAGAACAAAGAACAATATGTTCTTAGATGTGGATAATGCTAcatcaacaaaaatatCTAATAATACTACCGGTGCTTTCAAACtgttattttcaaagtttaaagatgatgaggaagTTACGCGATTGTTGCATGCACTGCAGAATGGAAGTGTTTTTATAGAAGATGATTCTACGCCGGGACAAAGcaataaaagaagaactaCAATGTTTGTAGAGGATTTCTCATCCAGTTTAATATTCAAGGTTCTGAACGAAATAGACAACTTATGGTCCTTGGCTGATTTTAAAGACGAGTACGTTGTGCTTCAAGAAGCATATAACGAATTAGTTTCTCAAACAAATATGCTAAGAAGTGAAATCAAGACACAAGAGAATGAAATAGAGCAACAAACCCGTACGAAATATAATATCTCTCCTTCTGCTGACGTTTCAAGATTGATAgccaagaaaagaagggaaatagaagaaatggaaGCTGAAATTAAAAACATCGAAGCAACAAAGATAAACGAAAACTCAACCACAGAATGA